TCTGGAAGATTACCAACCAGCTCAAGAAAGATGAGCATTATCGTGTGGATTTGCGCTACAAGGAGGCGGTCCTCCTTCCGCGCGGCAAGCAGGTTGTCGAGTCGCACTTGAGTATGCTCCCGGAACGGTGGAGGGGCGCTTCCCGGCCGGTTGAACTCGTCGAGCAGGCCCTCAACGCGCGGGAGTTTTTCAGGCGGGGTAAACAGTATGTCGTCCAGAAGAACAAGGTCGTCATTGTTGATGAATTCAGCGGCCGCATGATGGCCAATCGCAAGTGGCGGCACGGTCTCCATCAGGCCATTGAAGCCAAGGAAGGGCTCCCGCTTTCCCCCATCGACCAGACCCTCGCCCGCCTCAGTTTCCAGCGCTATTATCGCCTCTATACCAAGCTCTCCGGCATGACCGGGACGGCACATGAGGCTGCCCGGGAGGTCTGGCATACCTACCATTTGCCGGTTGTCCGGATCCCCACTAACCGGCCTGTGATTCGCCAGGAACTGCCCCACCGGATCTATCCGTCCATCGAGCTTAAAATGGATGCCATTGTTGCCGATGTGGAGGCCAACCACCTGCTGGGCCGGCCTGTTCTCGTCGGCACGCGCAACGTCGCGACAAGCCAGATTCTGGCCAAACGGTTACACTCAGAGGGCTTTAAAATCGAACTTCTGAACGCCCTGAATGACCGCCAGGAGGCCTCCATTATTGCCCGCGCTGGAAGAAAAGGAGCCATTACAATCGCCACCAATATGGCTGGCCGGGGCACCGATATTAAACTCGGAGAGGGTGTTGCCGAGCTCGGCGGGCTCCATGTCATTGCCTCCGAACGGCACGAGGCAAGGCGTATTGACCGGCAGCTTTTCGGCCGCTCTGGCCGTCAGGGCGATCCCGGAACGGCCGTCGCCTTCATCAGTTGCGAGGACGAATTACTCCTGCGTTTTGCCCCCAAGTGGCTGCTTGGTCTCTTTACCAAATGCCTCAAAAATCGCCTCCCCGGCGGACGCATGATCGGCCTTCTGACCAACAATTTTGTCCAGTGGAAGGCCCAGAAAATTGCCCTCTACTCAAGGAAATCGGTCCTGAAAATGGATACTTGGCTCGATGAGGCCATCTCCTTTTCCGGTAAATCGCTCATCTGAAATGTAAATTAATGGGGCCGTGTTGGCTCTACTTGATGGGTTTGAGTATTCTGTCCCATTGTTTGGCTGCTCGATTCAGAAAAGCTTATCTAATACATAAGACAGCTTTATATAAAGAATTGACCTCAATAGCTAAGTGGGAAGAATTCGTGCACCGGCACCGCTCAATGCCTTGCCGGCTGCCCTTAGTAATTCCTTGAACAGCCGTCATAAAGTCCAGAAGAACTTCGAACTAGAGAGTCTAGAGCCACGGCTTTTGCTTTCCGGGGACGGCTTAATGGGTGCCGCAGCGGCGGACATGCTGGATAATCCAGAGGATACAATCGATGCCATAGTGGTCCAGGATTACGCTGAATTGTCAGCTCTTGAGGACTCCGGAAATGACCTCTTCGAGATCGAAGACGAAGCCATTTCAGTCTTGGATTCAGGAGCGGACAGCACGGAAACAGATGCGGATCCGGCCTCTGATTCCCCTGCCGCGGCAACTGATTCTGGCTCTGGAGAAGTCCTTTCAAGTGATGAAATGACCGCCCTTGAGTCGGTTGAACATGCCTTGGATGGCACTGCCGTGACCTCCCTGGAGGCCACCAGCGTGAGCGGCCAAGCAAACACTCTTTCTGAAGAACTTGTCACCACCTTGAATGCGGCCAACGGCCCGCCATCAGGTGCTGCCCCGCTTGAACAGTGGGCTTCAGCCGAATTTACAAATTCCGGATCCGATACAACAGGCGGTTCCGGCTTTTTGGTGTCCACTTTGGAGGCCTCAAATCAGCTCCTTGTTGAGGCCTCAAACGACCCTCTCTCCTCCGCCTTCATCCCGAAATTGACCCTCGAGCAGCTCGATGTAGTTTTTCAGGAAGCCCTCCGCCTCTGGTCAGCCACACCCCTTTCGGTCGAGCAACTTGACCTGCTCAATTCCCTGACATTCCGGATTGAAGATCTGGGCGACGGTGTCCTTGGGGAAGCTGAGGGAAATTCGATTGTCCTGGATGACGATGCAGCCGGGCATGGCTGGTTCGTCGATCTGACACCGGATGGCAATTCCGAGTTTGGAGATGCGACAGATCGTCTCAACCAAGTCGACCTCCTGACAGTGGTTCTTCATGAGACCGGACATGTCCTTGGGTTCGACCACGATTCCCCATTGGCTGTCATGACCGATACGCTTTCGACAGGTGAAAGAATCACACTGGGGGATTCTCCTCAGGATGCCCTTGACAGCAATTTGACAACTCCCGTCAGCGGGAACCAGGTGACCGGGACTTCTCCAAACGTCGTACTTGACCTGACCCCTGTAGCTGACGATGCGACAACTGTAATTGTTACAGTTGACGATCTGGGTGCTATTTCAGTTTCCGGTTCAGCTCTGGATGATGGCGCGTCACCGATTTCTGATGTGATTGAAATCCGCGGCAACGCGAACGGCTCGCTGGAAATTGTCGGACCGGACGTGTCCGTGGTCTGGACACTCGATGGAAGCAATTCGGGCAGCCTGACCATTCCGGGATCTCCCGATATTGTGATCACCTTCAGCAACGTTGATGTGATCACCGGCGGATCTGATTCGGATGAGTTCCGACTGGATGCTGCATATGCTTCGCAGATCGAACTGAACGGTGAATCCGGAAACGACACCCTGATCATTGAAAACGGAAGTGCTGCGGACGTCATTTTCAACGCCGGGCCCGGTGAAGCAGATACCGTAGTGAACCAAGGTGGAACGAGTGGGGCACTCATCCTTTCTGAAGTCGAGACTCTGATTGACCGGCCATTGCTCTTCATTCCCGGATTTGGCGGAAGCTTTGCCGATACATCCCTTTCAGAGGATGCCGGAATTGCCGGTGGCACCATTATCGAAGAGTGGCTGCGGAATCGAGGGCTTGCCCCCGACCGCCTGATCCTCGAGCCCATCACCGAAGGCTACTCGGATATGGTCCAGACATTTTCCAACATTGGATATGTCAACGGGACCAACACCGGAGCGATCGGAACACTTTTTGCCGTGCTTTGGGACTGGCGCGTACCGGTTGCCCAGCCTGACAGCACCCCGGATGGATTTCTTGAAACGGTCACTTCCGGATCCCTTGCCTTGGATGGCACCTATGAAACCGGGTTGGATTACCTTGCTTACTGGATGAATGAAGCGGTCACCGCCTGGACCACCCTGACCGGTGCCGCTCCTGATTCGGTCGACCTCGTGACACACAGTACCGGCGGCCTGATTGCCCGCAGCTATATCCAAAGCGCCGCTTACGGGGTATCGGGATTGCTTCCGGTCAACATGCTGATTCAAACCGGCGTGCCGAATCAAGGAACCGGGGCCCCCTTCCTGATGCTGAAGAATGATTTCAGCCTGAAGTCAGCCAGCCGCTTCCTTGGCAAGACTCTGAATGACGCGTGGCTTCTCTGGGACAATGGCAACACGCCTATCTATAATCCGGATGGCTCACCTTTCGCTGCTGCCGACGAGGAGGAATTTATCCTCAATTATGTTTCGACCCTTCAGGACCTGCTCGCGATTTATCCGTTCCTGGACGATGTGGAGAACGATGAGCGGACACTGCGTGCCCTCACGGATTCCGATACGCCTTTCAATATTCTTCTTTCTGACCTGAACGCCTACGACCTCGATGCGTTTGTGGCACGTGGGGTTTTACAAGTCGTCGAAGATAGCCTGCCGGCTGAATTGGCCGATGCGGATAGTGGCAACGGTATTGTCACTTATGCAGAGCTGCTCGCACTCTATGACACTTCTGATCCGAATGGCACCCTCGATGTTGATGACGATGTTCTTCCGGCGGAACTGGCCATTGCCGATGACGGTGACGGCCTCGGTGGTCCGGCTGACGGGATTGTCAGCTACGACGAGCTTCTGCGCATGTACGATCGCCAGACTTACGTTGTCTACAGCGACGCTGTTACCACAGAGGATCTCGCGATCCAGAACACCGGCATCCAGTTTTCCCTCGGTAGCGCTAATGAAATCCTCCCCATCACGGAGCTCTTCATCGGAAGCCTCCCGGGTGAAACTGACGTCTGGTACAATCTGGAACCTTATCCCACGGGCGGTGACGGAACTGTTTCCACCTTGTCCTCCAGTGAAGGCTTTGCCGAAACGCGCCTTGTTGAAGTATCCGCCATTGCAGGTGCAGATCTAGCGCACCTTGACATCACCCACAATGCGGATTCCCAGCGGAAGATTGTTGAGCTCCTCGGGGTGACTGATCAATCCGTTGCCGTTATATCCACGAACCTCCTGCTCACAAGTTCCGCCGACCAAGGGAAACGCCTGTATGATCTCGGTTTGATCGATCCAGTGGAAATTGCCCAACGAGCCTATGACGGAGCACTCGCCCAGATCCAATCTCTCCAGGACTTCGTTTCCAATAACGAGCTGCTCAAGAAGAACCTTCCCATTGTTAACAAGAACCTGAATCAACTGCTCAATGATGCCACCGACGGTCTGGGCTTTGATGCCCTCTTTACCCAGTTGACCGATTCAGTAGGTAGCTTCACAGGATACGCTGATCTTGCCACTCTTGAGGCAGGGATTGAATCAACACTCGGCCTTCTCAGTTCTGAATTCTCGATTGTCGATAACGTTTCCACAGCCGGTCAGCTTCAGCTTCAATTTAATATTACCGAGTCGAGCACCTACTCCACGACAGCCAACTTAGGCGACTCTGGCGGTCCGCTGAGTGGTTCAATCGATCTGCTTGCTGATCTGGATTTTGCCCTGGCTTTCAATATCAACCTCGATCTCGGAGCCTTGCTTGATTCAACAGGGGAGGGCGATGGAGCCGACGGAATTGAAATTGAACTCGTAACCCTCGATGTGGGCGCTTCGTTCAGTTCCTCGGATATTGATGTTGCGCTTGGTTTGGATGGCGTTGGCGGTCTAGCCATTGAGAATGGTACAGCCAGTTTCGACGCAGGTCTTTCTGTCAGCTTTGCCGATACAGACGGCACCCCGGACACACTCAGCGCATTTCAATTCCTCTCGCCAGACAGTTTTGCCGGGTTGCAGGACCTGATCAGCTTCCAAGTCACTGACGCAGCTCTTGATTTCACCCTGCCAGCAACTGTCGCCGTTGCAAACCCCGGGTTTGACCTGGCAGGAGCCGGTACTCTGGCACTCGCCTCAAGCGATGTGTTCAGCGGCGATACCCCGGATATTTCCCTCGGCCTGACGGTCACCAATTTCAGCGTTGGGGATTTCTTCACCTCCAGCGGTTCCCTCACTTTCGAGACTGGTGCGGAAGGTGATCTTCAGATTACCGGAAGTGTCAGCGGCAACGGCACAAATGGCGCACTCGTTACAGCCGGTCCGGTAACCGTCAGCGGCGCCGCCGAAGTCGCCTTTGTTCGCCGTACTGTGGATATCGATACAACCGGTGACGGCGAAGCGGATCTGATCGGTGCGCAGCTTGATGAAGTGGCCCTTTCCCTGACAAGCGGCAGCGTGGACGTGGCCGGCGTGGCTGATCTTGAACTTTCCGGCGAGCTCACTCTCGCATCCGTCAAGGCTGCAGGTGAGAGCATTTCCCTCTACACTGCCCTGAAGATGGGCGCTGTAACAGTTGGTATCCAGACCAGCTCAACCGATTTCGGCCTGGACGGTACCTTGACCATCAGCGGGTTGGATTACAATGCCTCCAGTGGTGATGAGCGCCTCGACTGGACAAGCGCCTTTGACTTTGATGAGGACGGCACGCCGGACCTTCTTAATGCGGCAACCCTCCTCCCGACACCGGGTGATCTCCCCATCGACTTTGATTCATCCCTTGAACTGCGGGTCAGCGGAAGCGTTTCGGGAACACCGATTATTTCGGCAGGTCCCGTGACCTTGTCCGGCACAGCCGAGCTGGCCCTTACGCGGGGTATTGTAAATGTCGATACAGACGGCAGCGGTACACCGGATCTGCTCGGGGCGCGTCTCGATACGCTTGCCTTTTTTGTGCCGTCCAGTTCATCCGTTAATTTAGATGTCAGCTCCATAGCAGAGCTTGATGTTTCCGGTTCCTTCGCCCTTGCGACAATTACCGCTGATGGTGAGACCACCGCCCGGTACTCCGCCCTCCGCATGGGCGACGTGGTTGTCAGCACCGTGGGCATGAGCAGCGATTTCGGCTTTGATGCCACCGTCTCGATCGACAGTCTTGATTACAATGCGACCACAGTCGCGGATCGCCTTGACTGGACAACAGCGTTTGACCTTGACGAAGATGGTACACCGGAAGTCCTGAACCCCGGCGCTGATCTTCCGACGGCAACCGACCTTTCCATCGATTTTGAGTCCAGTCTCCAACTTCGCCTGAGCGGCGGCCTGAACGATTCGGGCTCGGGTCTCTTGCTTACCGCAGGTCCGGTGACCCTCTCAGGTCAAGCTGACTTTGCGCTGACCCGCCGTAGTGTCGATGTCGATACAGACGGTGACGGAACAGTTGATGCCTTGGGCGCACAACTCGACTCGATGGCGCTTTCCCTGACAAGCGTCGCAATTGATATCAGCGGCCTGTTTAACCTGACCGCTTCCGGCGAGCTGGCCCTGGCCAAAGTGGAAACAAGCTCAACAGTCTATACTGCCTTCAAGATGGGCAATGTCACTCTCGGTGGCACCTCCGCAAGCGCGGCTGACTTTGGTTTGGATGGCACTCTCTCGATTGACGGCCTTGATTACAATACCTCCAGCGGCTCCGAATTGCTTGATTGGACAAGTGCGTTTGACCTGGATGGAGACGACGAAGCAGATGTCCTCGATCCCGGACAAGACCTGCCTACCGCCAAGGAACTGGCCATTGATTTTGATTCGACCCTGCAACTCCGCCTGAGCGGTAGCCTGAATGATGGTTCAACGGGACCCCTCCTGACAGCCGGTCCGGTGACCCTTTCCGGTTCTGCCGACTTCACGCTGACGCGCCAGACTGTCGATGCCGATACAACCGGTGATGGAACAGTCGATGCGCTGGGTGCACAACTCGACTCAATGGCCCTTTCGATGACCGGTGTGAACTTGTCGATCTCCGGCTTGTTCGACCTGACCGTATCCGGCGAGCTGGCTCTTGCCAAGTTGTCCCTGGGCGGCGGTTCATCCACCGTCTACACAGGCCTTCGGATGGGCAACGTGACAATCACCGGTTCCACCGCCTCTTCCGATGACTTCGGTTTGAATGGTACTCTTTCGCTCACGGGTCTTGATTACAATGCCTCGACTAGTGGTGACCGCCTGAACTGGGCCAGCGCATTCGACTTTGACGGCGATGACGAAGCAGATGTTCTCGATCCCGGACAGGATCTTCCCACTGCAAAGGACCTGGCGATTGACTTTGATTCGACCTTGCAGCTACGCGTGAGCGGCAGCCTTAATGATGCGCCTGAAGACTCCGGCATCTTCCTGACGGCCGGCCCGGTCAGCCTTGATGGAAGTGCTGAATTTACCCTGACGCGTCAGTTTGTCGATGTGGATACAGACGGTGATGGAACAGCTGATTTGCTCGGCTACCAGCTCGACTCCGTGGCCATCTTCATTCCTTCCGAATCGCCGGTAACCCTTATCGTCACGGGCGTGGCTGAATTATCCGTTTCCGGAAGCCTCGCCTTTGCTCGTGTCTCTGCTCCGGGTGCCGGAACACCGCGCTATACGGCTTTGAAGATGGGCGATGTGGTTGTGGAGTCTTCGACTGCCTCTTCTGGCGACTTTGGCCTCAGCGGTACTTTGACGATTGCCGGACTTGATTACAATTCAGCCCTGAACGAACCCCGTCTAAACTGGGCCAACGCATTCGACTTTGATGGCGATGCTGAACCTGATGTTCTCGATCCCGGTGCTGACCTGCCAACTGCCCAGGACCTGTCGATTGACTTTGATTCAAGCCTGCAACTTCGCCTCAGTGGAAGTATTGCCGGTGACACCGAAAATAACGACCTGCTTCTAACCGCCGGACCTGTGACCCTCGCCGGTTCTGCTGAGTTTAGTTTGACCCGCCAGACGGTGGATGTGGACACAACCGGTGACGGCAATGCTGATGTCACCGGTGCGCAGCTGGACTCAATTGCCCTTTCAGTGACGGATGCTGAGCTGGATGTCAGCGGAGTTGCCAATCTGACCGTTTCCGGTGAGCTCGCTCTCGCTAAACTCACCCTCGATGGCCAAACCTCAGCGGCATACACCGCCTTGAAGATGGGCGATGTCACAGTCAGTGCCTCCACGGGCGCGGCTGCCGACTTTGGCTTGGCCGGCACCTTGACCATCGCCGGCTTGGATTACAACAGCGCTGCCACAGGTGATCGCCTGAACTGGGCCGGCGCCTTTGACTTTGATGGCGACAACGAAGCCGATGTCCTCAATCCCGGACAAGACCTGCCAACACCAACCGATCTGGCAATTGACTTTGATTCCACCCTGCAGCTTCGCCTCAGCGGTAGCATCACAGGGGATGAAAACAATAATGATATTCTCATTACAGCCGGTCCGGTAACGCTTGCCGGTTCCGCGGAGTTTGCCCTGACCCGTCAGACCGTTGATGTGGATACGACTGGTGACGGAACGCCTGATGCCTTGGGTGCCCAACTCGACTCAATTGCTCTTTCAGTGACCAATGCCGAACTCGTTGCCGGCAGCCTTGCCACTGTGACCCTCTCCGGTGAGCTCGCCCTAGCCAAGCTCACTCTGGCCACGCCTTCCACTGTCGTTTACACTGCCTTCAAGATGGGGAACGTCACGCTGAGCAATGCGGATGGCGCCACAGCCAGCGACTTCGGCCTGAGTGGAACTCTTACCATTAACAGCCTTGATTACAACGGCGGTTCCGTAGCTGACCAGCGCCTGGACTGGAACAGCGCATTTGACTTTGACGGTGACAACGAAGCCGATGTGCTGAACCCCGGCCTTGACCTGCCCACGCCAATTGACCTGGCCATCGACTTTGAAGCAGGCCTGGAATTGCGCCTCAGCGGCAGCATCGCAGGGGATGCATCGAATAATGACATTCTCATTACAGCCGGCCCGGTCACACTTGCCGGAACAGCTGAATTTGCCCTGACCCGCCAGACCATCAGTGTGGATACGACTGGTGATGGTGCAGCCAATGAGGCCGATGCCCAGCTCGACTCCATCGCACTTTCCATTACCGGCGGAAAACTCGTAGTGGGAACTGTTGCGACTCTTGATATTTCCGGCGACCTTGCCATTGGCAAAGCGACCCTCTCCGACACAACTACCGTCTACACCGCCCTCAAGATGGGTGATGTATCGGTGAGTATCGACACCGCCCCATCCGCCAACTTCGGCCTGACCGGCGTCCTGACCATTGACAGCCTCGATTACAACGGTGGTTCTGTTGCCGACGAACGCCTTGACTGGGCAAATGCCTTTGACTTTGACGGCGACGACATCGCGGACGAGCTCGCCTTGAATCCCGGTGCGAATCTGCCCACCCCGAAGGACCTTTCTCTTGACTTTAATTCATCCCTGCAACTCCGCTTGAGTGGCAGCTTGAACAAGACCACGGACCCAACGGTGATCTTCCTCACCGCCGGCCCAGTGACCCTCGCCGGACGCGCTGACTTTACCCTGACCCGCCAGACGGTTTCCGTCGATACCACCGCTGATGGTACTTTCAATGAGACCGATGCGCAGCTTGATGTCATTGCCCTCTCCTTGACTGATGCCGAATTGGTTGCCGGTAGCCTTGCGACCCTGACCGTCTCCGGTGAACTGGCTCTTGCCAAGGTGACCCTTGCCAACACGACCACCGTTTACACCGCCTTCAAGATGGGCAATGTCTCGGTCACCACTGAAACGGCTTCCACATCCTCCTTTGGATTGGCCGGAACGATGAACATCGACCGCCTTGATTATAATGGTGGATCGGTCGCTGATGCGCGCCTTGATTGGACAAGTGCCATCGACTTGGACGGTGATAATACCGCCGACCAGCTGGATCCCGGACAAGACCTCGCAACACCGGTTGATCTCGCCATTGATTTTACAGACGGACTGCAAGTTCGCTTGAGCGGATCTGTGACTGGCGATGCCGGCAATAATGACATCCTGTTAACCGCCGGTCCTGTTACACTCGCCGGGACTGTTGAATTCGCCCTGACGCGCCAGACGGTTGACTTTGATTCCACCGGTGACGGCACGGCCAACGAAAGTAATGCCCAGCTCGATACAATCGCGATTTCAATTTCTGAAGGATCCCTTGCAACTCTTGATGTGAGCGGCGTGGCAACCCTCGTTGTCTCCGGTCAGCTTGCCATTGCGCGCGTGACCCTGAACAGCCAGACAACTGCTCAATACACCG
This region of Oceanipulchritudo coccoides genomic DNA includes:
- a CDS encoding prepilin peptidase; this translates as MKTIAREYRPCQIPRVKDPPTGLDGLVDSTIGGWKRRPGILAGLKREAKAIDALEEDWKFLSEAALKRHLLEFRERFRRADKDAEECLPDALAAIREAADRVTGMRPFVVQLMGALALHRGYLAEMATGEGKTLTAALAAVLTGWTGKPCHIITVNDYLAKRDSEWFQPLYEFCGVSVGAVTSIMHAEDRTLGYSKDVTYTTSKEVVADFLRDRLRLGDHQHPTQRLLQRHLHPYHGEDHVVMRGLHTAIVDEADSVLIDEAVTPLIISSPTNNNQLHQVYKEVWKITNQLKKDEHYRVDLRYKEAVLLPRGKQVVESHLSMLPERWRGASRPVELVEQALNAREFFRRGKQYVVQKNKVVIVDEFSGRMMANRKWRHGLHQAIEAKEGLPLSPIDQTLARLSFQRYYRLYTKLSGMTGTAHEAAREVWHTYHLPVVRIPTNRPVIRQELPHRIYPSIELKMDAIVADVEANHLLGRPVLVGTRNVATSQILAKRLHSEGFKIELLNALNDRQEASIIARAGRKGAITIATNMAGRGTDIKLGEGVAELGGLHVIASERHEARRIDRQLFGRSGRQGDPGTAVAFISCEDELLLRFAPKWLLGLFTKCLKNRLPGGRMIGLLTNNFVQWKAQKIALYSRKSVLKMDTWLDEAISFSGKSLI